The following are encoded in a window of Heteronotia binoei isolate CCM8104 ecotype False Entrance Well chromosome 9, APGP_CSIRO_Hbin_v1, whole genome shotgun sequence genomic DNA:
- the LOC132577615 gene encoding C-X-C motif chemokine 13-like gives MKALIVALTLGLFANHILLVQGLPIESLVVHMRRCKCARQTSAVFNLANFKSVQVFPQSVYCRRKEVILITKKNRKICVNPNTAWVQDLLKSLRNRQS, from the exons ATGAAAGCTCTAATTGTAGCACTGACCTTAGGGCTGTTTGCGAACCACATCCTTCTAGTCCAGG GCCTCCCTATAGAAAGCCTTGTCGTTCACATGAGAAGATGCAAATGTGCCAGACAGACTTCCGCAGTCTTTAACCTCGCGAACTTTAAGTCTGTCCAAGTGTTTCCTCAGAGTGTATACTGCCGAAGGAAGGAAGTCAT ATTAATCACAAAAAAGAACCGGAAGATCTGTGTCAATCCTAACACCGCTTGGGTTCAGGACTTACTGAAGAGCTTGAGAAATAG ACAATCGTAG
- the LOC132577616 gene encoding growth-regulated alpha protein-like, whose protein sequence is MRPSCPLFLLALLIVCHTGTAAIFDPDNLNCKCRRVTSAFIHPSKYASIKVTLPGISCRRTEIIITMRTGRFVCIDPEVKWVKNLLAAIKRNRPSQTTN, encoded by the exons ATGAGGCCGAGctgtcctctcttccttcttgctCTCTTGATTGTTTGCCACACTGGCACTGCAG CTATCTTTGATCCAGACAATCTCAACTGCAAATGTAGAAGAGTAACATCCGCCTTCATCCATCCCTCAAAATATGCATCCATCAAGGTCACGCTGCCTGGAATCAGTTGCCGAAGGACTGAAATCAT AATCACGATGAGGACAGGAAGGTTTGTGTGTATTGATCCTGAGGTGAAGTGGGTGAAGAATTTGCTGGCAGCCAT AAAACGCAACCGTCCTTCTCAAACAACAAATTGA